A region of Micromonospora chokoriensis DNA encodes the following proteins:
- a CDS encoding 16S rRNA (uracil(1498)-N(3))-methyltransferase produces the protein MSAPLFLVEALPTDDALTLAGPEGHHAATVQRLRVGEELLLADGRGGTATAVVTAVGRGSLEVTITSRGYADAPVPRIVTVQGIAKGDRGELAVQAMTEVGVDEIVPWAASRSVTQWRGDRGVRAREKWVATAREAAKQSRRPWLPVVAGAPDESTATVARRIAGAAAAFVLHEEADERLTTADLPTAGEIVLVVGPEGGIAPAELTAFREAGGRPVRLGPAVLRTSTAGVAALSVLATRLGRW, from the coding sequence GTGTCCGCGCCGCTGTTCCTGGTCGAGGCGCTGCCCACCGACGACGCGCTGACCCTCGCGGGTCCGGAGGGGCACCACGCGGCCACCGTGCAGCGGCTGCGCGTCGGCGAGGAGCTGCTGCTCGCCGACGGGCGCGGCGGCACCGCCACCGCCGTGGTCACCGCCGTCGGCCGGGGCAGCCTGGAGGTCACCATCACCTCCCGGGGGTACGCGGACGCGCCCGTACCCCGGATCGTCACCGTGCAGGGCATCGCGAAGGGCGACCGGGGCGAGTTGGCGGTGCAGGCGATGACCGAGGTCGGCGTCGACGAGATCGTGCCGTGGGCGGCGTCGCGCTCGGTGACCCAGTGGCGCGGCGACCGGGGCGTACGCGCGCGGGAGAAGTGGGTGGCGACGGCCCGGGAGGCTGCCAAGCAGTCCCGCCGGCCGTGGTTGCCGGTGGTGGCCGGCGCGCCCGACGAGTCGACCGCCACGGTGGCCCGTCGGATCGCCGGTGCCGCCGCCGCGTTCGTGCTGCACGAGGAGGCCGACGAGCGGCTGACCACCGCCGACCTGCCGACCGCCGGTGAGATCGTCCTGGTGGTCGGCCCGGAGGGTGGCATCGCCCCGGCCGAGCTGACCGCGTTCCGCGAGGCCGGCGGCCGGCCGGTGCGACTCGGGCCGGCCGTGCTGCGCACCTCGACCGCCGGCGTGGCGGCGCTCAGCGTGCTCGCCACCCGCCTCGGCCGCTGGTGA
- the ppk2 gene encoding polyphosphate kinase 2: protein MADSALLDLTADYRVADGHDDDPVLLRSDGTPVDTWREDYPYDDRMDRDEYDRDKRLLQIELLKLQDWIKESGERLLVIFEGRDAAGKGGTIKRFMEHLNPRGASVVALAKPDEREAGQWYFQRWLAHLPAAGEIVLFDRSWYNRAGVERVMGFCGRKEYLEFLRQAPELERMLVRSGIRLVKFWFSVSQNEQRTRFAIRQVDPVRQWKLSPMDIASLDRWDDYTEAKEAMFFWTDTADAPWTVVKSNDKKRARLEAMRHVLNRFDYAGKDPEVVGTPDPQIIGNAGLDLGPEEEVVPVFPRP, encoded by the coding sequence ATGGCCGACTCCGCGCTGCTGGACCTCACTGCCGACTACCGGGTGGCCGACGGCCACGACGACGACCCCGTCCTGCTCCGATCCGACGGGACTCCCGTCGACACGTGGCGGGAGGACTACCCGTACGACGACCGGATGGACCGTGACGAGTACGACCGGGACAAGCGGCTGCTCCAGATCGAGCTGTTGAAGCTCCAGGACTGGATCAAGGAGTCCGGAGAGCGGCTGCTGGTCATCTTCGAGGGCCGGGACGCGGCCGGCAAGGGCGGCACCATCAAGCGCTTCATGGAGCACCTCAACCCGCGCGGCGCGTCGGTCGTGGCACTCGCCAAGCCGGACGAACGGGAAGCCGGCCAGTGGTACTTCCAGCGGTGGCTGGCGCACCTGCCGGCGGCCGGTGAGATCGTGCTGTTCGACAGGTCCTGGTACAACAGGGCCGGCGTCGAGCGGGTGATGGGCTTCTGTGGCCGCAAGGAGTACCTGGAGTTCCTGCGTCAGGCCCCGGAGCTGGAGCGGATGCTGGTGCGCTCGGGCATCCGACTGGTCAAGTTCTGGTTCTCCGTCTCCCAGAACGAGCAGCGCACCCGGTTCGCGATCCGCCAGGTCGACCCGGTCCGGCAGTGGAAGCTGTCCCCGATGGACATCGCCTCGCTGGACCGCTGGGACGACTACACGGAGGCCAAGGAGGCGATGTTCTTCTGGACCGACACGGCCGACGCGCCGTGGACGGTGGTGAAGAGCAACGACAAGAAGCGGGCCCGACTGGAGGCCATGCGGCACGTGCTGAACCGCTTCGACTACGCCGGCAAGGATCCGGAGGTGGTCGGCACACCGGACCCGCAGATCATCGGAAACGCCGGGCTGGACCTGGGGCCGGAGGAGGAGGTCGTGCCGGTGTTCCCCAGGCCCTGA
- a CDS encoding SDR family NAD(P)-dependent oxidoreductase, with protein sequence MTDRAVLVTGASRGIGAAVARAFAESGDRVAIHHRDSADAAEEVRGRLPGAGHVVVRADLTDPDAVRAMVDRAAEALGGLDVLVNNAGTYGDRDDPHPIFGASYEEWQKRWRQVVETNLTGAGNVIWCAAQHMRDSGGRIVNVSSRGAFRGEPHQPAYGASKAGLNALGQSLAVALAPYGIAVATVAPGFVATDMVTEYLDGEQGAAIRAQSPFDRVGRPEEIAAAVHWLASPQAEWTSGTIVDLNGASYLRS encoded by the coding sequence ATGACGGATCGGGCGGTACTCGTGACCGGAGCCTCGCGCGGGATCGGTGCCGCCGTCGCGCGGGCGTTCGCCGAGAGCGGCGACCGGGTGGCGATCCACCACCGGGACTCCGCCGACGCGGCCGAGGAGGTGCGCGGGCGGCTCCCCGGCGCCGGGCACGTGGTGGTCCGCGCGGACCTCACCGACCCGGACGCGGTACGGGCCATGGTGGACCGGGCGGCCGAGGCGCTCGGCGGGTTGGACGTCCTGGTGAACAACGCCGGGACGTACGGCGACCGGGACGACCCGCACCCGATCTTCGGCGCCTCGTACGAGGAGTGGCAGAAGCGCTGGCGGCAGGTGGTGGAGACCAACCTGACCGGTGCCGGCAACGTCATCTGGTGCGCCGCCCAGCACATGCGCGACAGTGGCGGGCGGATCGTCAACGTCTCGTCCCGGGGCGCGTTCCGCGGCGAGCCGCACCAGCCGGCGTACGGTGCCAGCAAGGCGGGGCTGAACGCGTTGGGTCAGTCCCTCGCCGTGGCGCTCGCGCCGTACGGCATCGCTGTCGCCACCGTCGCGCCGGGCTTCGTGGCGACGGACATGGTCACCGAGTACCTGGACGGCGAGCAGGGCGCGGCGATCCGGGCGCAGAGCCCGTTCGACCGGGTGGGCCGACCGGAGGAGATCGCGGCCGCCGTGCACTGGCTGGCCTCGCCGCAGGCCGAGTGGACGTCCGGCACGATCGTCGATCTCAACGGTGCCTCCTACCTGCGCAGCTGA
- a CDS encoding histidine triad nucleotide-binding protein: MGSDCLFCRIVAGEIPATVVRETDTTLAFRDIDPKAPVHVLVIPKEHYADVATLAQGDPALAADVLATSAAVAEDEGLLGDGFRLMFNTGAYGGQEVFHVHAHLLGGAPLGPMLARDLA; encoded by the coding sequence ATGGGATCCGACTGCCTGTTCTGCCGCATCGTCGCCGGGGAGATCCCGGCCACCGTGGTCCGGGAGACCGACACCACGCTCGCCTTCCGCGACATCGACCCGAAGGCGCCCGTGCACGTCCTGGTCATTCCGAAGGAGCACTACGCCGACGTCGCCACCCTCGCGCAGGGTGACCCGGCGCTGGCCGCCGACGTGTTGGCGACGTCCGCCGCCGTGGCCGAGGACGAGGGTCTGCTCGGCGACGGTTTCCGGTTGATGTTCAACACCGGCGCGTACGGCGGTCAGGAGGTGTTCCACGTGCACGCGCACCTGCTCGGTGGTGCGCCGCTCGGCCCGATGCTCGCCCGGGACCTGGCATGA
- a CDS encoding serine hydrolase domain-containing protein: MSEPDRRVHEHLGRLVRQVQADARVPAVSVALHRADRPLWTCTVGETGTDSPLTPDTQFRIGSVTKTFTAVLTLQCRDDGLLDLDDPVGRHLDLPAHGELTVRRLLSHTAGLQREPFGDVWDSLRAPDDDRLVAELERAERVLPTGRRFHYSNLGMAVLGRLVARLRGESWAQALTERILTPLGLTDTTVTPRPTAATGFLVDAYSDEAHPEPPTDFGAVGPAAQLWSTATDMARWAAFLADPVALDPAGAVLAPATLDEMRWPVTTTDETLWGAGFGLGLLLIPQGERVMHVGHDGAMPGFLAGVYGRRGGDGTAGAMGAAVLGSSGTAAELFDLTHRLLAAAVERDPADITPWRPGAPAPAAVRGMLGRWWGEGSEYVFSWHDGSLRARGVGDPAGRPPAVFVPLPDQPDVFRTASGREVGELLRLTRDEAGVVVRMHWATYRFTRHQETFDRYDFRAGR; encoded by the coding sequence GTGAGCGAACCCGACCGTCGCGTGCACGAGCACCTGGGTCGACTCGTCCGGCAGGTGCAGGCCGACGCCCGGGTGCCGGCGGTGTCGGTGGCGCTGCACCGGGCCGACCGGCCGCTCTGGACGTGCACCGTCGGCGAGACCGGCACCGACAGCCCGTTGACGCCGGACACCCAGTTCCGGATCGGCTCGGTCACGAAGACCTTCACCGCGGTGCTCACCCTCCAGTGCCGCGACGACGGGCTGCTGGACCTGGACGACCCGGTGGGTCGGCACCTGGACCTGCCCGCACACGGCGAGCTGACCGTGCGCCGGTTGCTGTCGCACACCGCCGGCCTGCAACGCGAGCCGTTCGGCGACGTGTGGGACAGCCTGCGCGCACCGGACGACGACCGGTTGGTGGCGGAGCTGGAACGGGCCGAGCGGGTGCTGCCGACCGGCCGCCGGTTCCACTACTCCAACCTGGGCATGGCCGTGCTCGGTCGACTGGTCGCCCGGCTGCGCGGCGAGAGCTGGGCGCAGGCGCTCACCGAGCGGATCCTGACGCCGCTCGGGCTGACCGACACCACGGTGACCCCCCGACCGACGGCGGCCACCGGATTCCTGGTCGACGCGTACTCCGACGAGGCGCACCCGGAGCCACCGACCGACTTCGGCGCTGTCGGTCCGGCCGCGCAGCTCTGGAGCACCGCCACCGACATGGCGCGGTGGGCGGCGTTCCTGGCCGACCCGGTGGCACTGGACCCGGCCGGCGCGGTGCTCGCCCCCGCGACGCTGGACGAGATGCGCTGGCCGGTGACCACCACCGACGAGACGCTCTGGGGCGCGGGCTTCGGGCTCGGGCTGCTCCTGATCCCGCAGGGCGAACGGGTGATGCACGTGGGGCACGACGGGGCGATGCCCGGTTTCCTCGCCGGCGTGTACGGCCGCAGGGGAGGCGACGGCACGGCCGGTGCGATGGGCGCTGCGGTGCTCGGCTCGTCCGGTACGGCGGCCGAACTGTTCGACCTGACGCACCGGCTGCTCGCCGCGGCGGTCGAGCGGGATCCGGCCGACATCACGCCGTGGCGGCCGGGGGCACCCGCGCCGGCGGCAGTGCGGGGGATGCTCGGCCGCTGGTGGGGGGAGGGTTCCGAGTACGTCTTCTCCTGGCACGACGGATCCCTGCGGGCGCGTGGGGTGGGGGACCCGGCCGGACGTCCTCCGGCGGTCTTCGTGCCCCTGCCGGACCAGCCTGACGTGTTCCGTACGGCGTCCGGTCGGGAGGTCGGTGAGCTGCTGCGACTGACCCGGGACGAGGCCGGCGTGGTGGTCCGGATGCACTGGGCGACGTACCGGTTCACCCGCCACCAGGAGACCTTCGACAGGTACGACTTCCGGGCCGGGCGTTGA
- a CDS encoding PhoH family protein codes for MTGTPPPGPPRVQTRITVPDSKIMVNLLGAGDEILRLVERSVTSDVHVRGNEITITGDPADNALAERVFSELLELIEKGETLTTDAVRRTVGMLEQGSAERPAEVLTLNILSRRGRTIRPKTLGQKRYVDAIDSNTIVFGIGPAGTGKTYLAMAKAVQALQAKQVNRIILTRPAVEAGERLGFLPGTLNEKIDPYLRPLYDALHEMLDPETIPKLMAQGTIEVAPLAYMRGRTLSDAFIILDEAQNTTPEQMKMFLTRLGFNSKIVVTGDVTQVDLPGGTTSGLRVVREILENVEDVHFAQLSSSDVVRHRLVGEIVDAYARWDAERENQQAQGVHAVPGRPAQGGRAGRRR; via the coding sequence ATGACCGGCACCCCACCTCCCGGCCCGCCCCGGGTGCAGACCAGGATCACCGTGCCCGACTCAAAGATCATGGTCAATCTGCTCGGCGCAGGCGACGAGATCCTCCGACTCGTCGAACGCTCGGTCACCAGTGACGTGCACGTCCGCGGCAACGAGATCACCATCACCGGCGACCCCGCGGACAACGCCCTCGCCGAGCGGGTCTTCAGCGAGCTGCTCGAACTCATCGAGAAAGGCGAGACCCTGACCACTGACGCCGTCCGGCGTACCGTCGGCATGCTCGAGCAGGGCAGCGCCGAGCGGCCCGCCGAGGTCCTGACGCTCAACATCCTCTCCCGTCGCGGGCGCACCATCCGACCCAAGACCCTCGGTCAGAAGCGTTACGTCGACGCCATCGACTCGAACACCATCGTCTTCGGCATCGGCCCGGCCGGCACCGGCAAGACCTACCTGGCGATGGCGAAGGCCGTCCAGGCGTTGCAGGCCAAGCAGGTCAACCGGATCATCCTGACCCGGCCGGCGGTCGAGGCGGGGGAGCGGCTGGGCTTCCTGCCTGGCACGCTCAACGAGAAGATCGACCCGTACCTGCGGCCGCTCTACGACGCGCTGCACGAGATGCTCGACCCGGAGACGATCCCGAAGCTGATGGCCCAGGGGACGATCGAGGTCGCGCCGTTGGCCTACATGCGGGGTCGGACGCTGAGCGACGCCTTCATCATCCTGGACGAGGCGCAGAACACCACGCCCGAGCAGATGAAGATGTTCCTCACCCGACTCGGCTTCAACTCCAAGATCGTCGTCACCGGTGACGTCACCCAGGTGGACCTTCCCGGCGGGACGACCAGCGGTCTGCGGGTGGTCCGCGAGATCCTGGAAAACGTCGAGGACGTGCACTTCGCCCAGTTGTCCAGCTCCGACGTGGTCCGCCACCGGCTGGTCGGGGAGATCGTCGACGCGTACGCCCGCTGGGACGCCGAGCGGGAGAACCAGCAGGCACAGGGCGTCCACGCCGTGCCCGGGCGACCCGCCCAGGGCGGCCGGGCCGGCCGCCGCCGCTAA
- the ybeY gene encoding rRNA maturation RNase YbeY yields the protein MSIEIANESGVDVDTDAVLAVARHALDEMGVNPLAELSVLLVDVEYMTELNHHWMGGDGPTDVLAFPMDEGSVDHGPGESAPAGGEPALLGDIVLCPEVAAKQAATAGHTPADELHLLTVHGVLHLLGYDHAEPEEEREMFGLQARLLASWRSTRTQ from the coding sequence TTGTCCATCGAGATCGCCAACGAGTCCGGTGTCGACGTCGACACCGACGCCGTGCTCGCCGTCGCCCGGCACGCCCTCGACGAGATGGGGGTCAACCCCCTCGCCGAGCTGTCCGTGCTGCTGGTCGACGTCGAGTACATGACCGAGCTGAACCACCACTGGATGGGCGGCGACGGGCCGACCGACGTGCTCGCCTTCCCCATGGACGAGGGCAGCGTCGACCACGGCCCGGGTGAGTCCGCGCCGGCCGGCGGCGAGCCCGCCCTGCTCGGCGACATCGTGCTGTGCCCCGAGGTCGCGGCCAAGCAGGCGGCGACGGCCGGGCACACGCCCGCCGACGAGCTGCACCTGCTCACCGTGCACGGGGTGCTGCACCTGCTCGGTTACGACCACGCCGAGCCGGAGGAGGAGCGGGAGATGTTCGGGCTCCAGGCTCGGCTGCTGGCCAGCTGGCGGTCGACCCGCACCCAGTGA
- a CDS encoding hemolysin family protein: MAVDPHPVMSTPPLLAAGATAGLPDLQLIVFAAGLVVLAGLIAMTEAALAAVSPARAAELARDGVRGARTLQVVAGDVVRHLNLLLLLRLLAELTATTLVALVAVDSFGAGWRAALVTAGAMTVVSFVVVGVAPRTIGRQHAYAVGRAVAPMVRWLGRALNPLASLLILIGNAVTPGRGFREGPFATQVELRELVDLAEQRGVVEHGERQMIHSVFALGDTIAREVMVPRTEMVWIEEGKTLAQALVLFLRSGFSRIPVIGESVDDVLGVLYLKDLIRRSRGGDPQAEQLPVAELMRPATFVPESKPVDDLLSEMQAARNHLVIVVDEYGGTGGLVTIEDILEEIVGEITDEYDVERPPVERLTDSSVRVTARLPVETLGEMFDTDLPTDEVETVGGLLAQSLGRVPIPGAEVEVAGLRLVAEGTTGRRNRIDTVLVSRAEPGDDHDTAGRHEKDTAGRGEHAGPGDDTDNYRDDERQSADA; the protein is encoded by the coding sequence CTGGCGGTCGACCCGCACCCAGTGATGTCCACTCCTCCGTTACTCGCGGCCGGTGCCACCGCCGGCCTTCCTGACCTTCAGCTGATCGTCTTCGCGGCCGGCCTGGTGGTGCTGGCCGGTCTGATCGCGATGACCGAGGCGGCACTCGCCGCGGTCTCGCCGGCGCGAGCCGCCGAGCTGGCCCGCGACGGTGTGCGTGGCGCCAGGACCCTCCAGGTCGTCGCCGGCGACGTCGTCCGGCACCTCAACCTGCTCCTGCTCCTGCGACTGCTCGCCGAGTTGACCGCCACCACGCTCGTCGCGTTGGTCGCGGTGGACAGCTTCGGCGCGGGCTGGCGGGCCGCGCTGGTGACCGCCGGCGCGATGACGGTGGTCAGCTTCGTGGTGGTCGGCGTCGCGCCGCGCACCATCGGCCGACAGCACGCGTACGCGGTGGGTCGGGCGGTCGCACCGATGGTCCGCTGGCTGGGCCGGGCGCTCAACCCGCTCGCGTCGTTGCTGATCCTGATCGGCAACGCGGTCACCCCGGGGCGCGGCTTCCGGGAGGGGCCGTTCGCCACCCAGGTGGAGTTGCGCGAGCTCGTCGACCTGGCCGAGCAGCGCGGCGTGGTCGAGCACGGCGAACGTCAAATGATCCACTCGGTGTTCGCGCTCGGCGACACCATCGCCCGCGAAGTGATGGTGCCGCGTACGGAGATGGTGTGGATCGAGGAGGGCAAGACGCTGGCGCAGGCGCTGGTGCTCTTCCTGCGCTCCGGTTTCTCCCGCATCCCGGTGATCGGCGAGAGCGTCGACGACGTGTTGGGTGTGCTCTACCTCAAGGACCTGATCCGTCGCTCCCGGGGCGGCGACCCGCAGGCCGAGCAGTTGCCGGTGGCCGAGTTGATGCGCCCGGCGACCTTCGTGCCGGAGTCCAAGCCGGTCGACGACCTGCTGTCGGAGATGCAGGCGGCCCGCAACCACCTGGTCATCGTCGTCGACGAGTACGGCGGCACCGGCGGTCTGGTCACCATCGAGGACATCCTGGAGGAAATCGTCGGTGAGATCACCGACGAGTACGATGTCGAACGCCCGCCCGTCGAACGTCTGACGGACTCCTCGGTGCGGGTGACCGCCCGCCTGCCGGTGGAGACCCTGGGCGAGATGTTCGACACCGACCTGCCCACCGACGAGGTGGAGACGGTCGGTGGCCTGCTCGCCCAGTCGCTGGGGCGGGTGCCGATCCCCGGTGCGGAGGTCGAGGTCGCCGGCCTCCGGTTGGTCGCCGAGGGCACCACCGGCCGGCGAAACCGGATCGACACCGTCCTGGTCAGCAGGGCCGAGCCGGGCGACGACCACGACACCGCGGGGCGGCACGAGAAGGACACCGCGGGGCGCGGCGAGCACGCCGGCCCCGGGGACGACACGGACAACTACCGAGACGACGAGAGGCAATCCGCCGATGCCTGA